tgtctgcctgcctgcctgtctgtatctgcctgtctgtctgcctatctgtctgtgtctgtctgtctgtctgtctgtctgtctgtcactgtctgtctgtctgtctgtttctgtctgtttctgtctgtctgtctgtctgtctgtctgtctgtctgtatgtatgtatgtatgtatgtatgtatgtatgtatgtatgtatgtatgtatgtatgtatgtttgtttgtttgtttgtatgtatgtatgtatgtatgtatgtatgtatgtatgtatgtatgtatgtatgtatgtatgtatgtatgtatatatgtctgtttgtctgtatctgtctgtctgtctgtctgtctgtctgtctgtctgtcactttgtctgcctctctgtctgtttgtctgtatgtctgtctgttcggTATATTTTAAGAGTATAACATTTCACAGTAAACTTACGGGTGGTCAAAGAATATGTCATGTGGTTGCGAAAGTAAAAAGAAGCTTAAGGCTTTTGACGAGAAAAAAAAGGTACATGCAAGGTTAAGAAATAGTGTACTAAAAACACTTCAGTCCCGTCATGCGTCACtagttaaccccccccccccactccatTCTCATTTTAACGGCGACAAATACCCCATTTCCCTTAGGTAGACGTCGGAATTATTCTAGACAGACACTTGTCTACATGTCGTTAGTGTGATGACCATTGCTTGAATACGGCCCCATGTCACAATCCGAAGTAAATACTCACGTTTGAACATGGCGGTACATGTTGTCACATGCACGGCGGGTTACTTGCTTTTTCTGGCCGCCCGCGGACAATCGAAAAGTGGCATTAAAGTATCATTCGTTGAAAATTTTGTTCATAGCAATTACCTAATTTGACACGTTTCATTTCTAAGTAATATTAATCGATCAGTTTATCTCTTTTTTAAGTAACTGTTCAGTACAAGTAAAGGACTTActatgataaaaacaaaacaaacggcGAATACATCCATGTGAGGGCGATCATAAAATATCCCATGATCCTTTGCAAATGGACATGCGCACTTTGAAATCTTGAGCACAGACCTAACCAAAATGGCGTCAGCGGATTCATCGCTCGAAGAGATTTTCACTTCGGACATCGATGAAAGCGCAGTCAATGCTTTGGTTGGCTCTTTGGAAGCCCACCTTGCTTCACAAAGTACCCATGTACAAGCAGGACAAGTTTCAGCGAATTCTGTAGACAATAATCACGTAGGTAATACATCGATTTCAGCCCCTACTATACTACAGGCAAAGGCAGCCCAGCAAGCACAAAAAACGGCTGTTGGCCAGAGTAGTAGCAATAGCAATTCTTTGTCGAATTCTCCGTTAAATGCTGTTGATCAAGCCAAAAATGGTACAAAGAACCAATCAGTGACGATCAATTCAGTTGTTGTGTCTTCAGGAACTACTACACCAACAGCTGTGGTAGCACCAACAACAAAATCACAAGCTCAAGGAAGTGGTACACCAACGACTTGTGTTAGGATTATAACATTACCAACAGCATCGGGCAAACAAGTTCTGGCTACACAGAGTCTTGCTAATGTTAGTTTGCTTCAGAACGTATCAAAACAATCCCAAATTACAACGTCATCACCGATTGTAGCCGCACGAACGGTTATGAGTAATACTATCAGTCCTGGAAATGTAATAACAAATGTATCAACTGCTAGTCCATCTTCCACACCACCAACTGTGTTACGAATTGTGACAACCCAAGGAATACAGTCTAATGTGTCAACTGCTGTGCCTGTGAGCACAACCTCTCAATCAATGAACACCAAGGTCGGTGCTGCTGTGGGCAAACTCACTGTAAGAGAACAGCTTGCTCAGGCCCAACAGAACAGTGTGACTAGACCACAAACAAGTACTGTTATACCACAACAAGTTATTCTTAAACAGGACCCTAGTAAAACACAACCAAGTGTAGTAGTGCCTCAAAGTTCAGGAGCTGTTGTGAAAACAACAGTAACTAACAGTCCCCAGTTTGTGACTGTTAACGTTGCTGGACAGGGTACTATTACATTGCCATCATCTGCGTTATCTGGAAATACAACAAGGGTTATCACCACAACACAGCCACAAATGCAGCACAAACTTGCACCACGGGTTGTGACAACCCCAATAAGGATAGCAGCAGTCCCACAAGCCATTGCACCACGACCCCCAGGAGTTACAGTGCCTCAGGGGGTCAACTTGCCACCCGGTATGGTGCTAGTGAAACAAGAAGGAGGTGGTGTGCAATTGATTCAAAATGCTGCTGTGGCTGGAGCTTTACAACAAAGAGCCAATATGACCAGTGTACCTGGGGCTACAACTTATAGATTTACAACAGTACAGGTATGTGCGCAATAGTTTATGCATTTTATTCTTTTCACATCTATTCTAACCTTAAATGCAGTATTTTCTTTAAACTTCACTCAAATCAAACATTTCTTGCATCACAAATACAACTTTCCAGTTGGTTGACTAATGTGAGGTATTGAAAACAGTTTTTTTCCCTTCTACAGAATTGCTAAAAAGTAATAAtgtttgaacacaaaatataccACTAACCTGTACCTAGTTTTTGTTTTGATGACCCCAATCACTTGAGATCAGTTGCAGCATTTGTATGGCTTCCTACTTCTGAGGTCATTGTATGGAAGTACCTTTCTGTAAATTGTTCTAGCCTAACAATAGTAAATTTTAGGCTGTATGGACTTTAACCCGATGATGACAACAAACAAAATCTGTAATCGTTTGGGATAAATTTTCCTCAATATTATAATTTAGTTAAATGTATTCAAAGATAGTGTGCTAAACACAGGTGAGTTGACACGATTTCTCtaaacagatttttttttttcagttcataaaatatattcattttaaatGGCGAGTTGATTATTCTTGAAAAAATAGGTGGAAAAACTGCTGAGAATTAGTAAAAAGTAATACATATAACCATTATCGGTCTACAGGTTTTAGCATAAAGTTGTacttaaaactattgttgcataTGATGATACACATGTGAGATGTGCATGTGACATTCTCATCAATTTGGTCACATAAcaatcaatattatgaaattcACAATTTgggtaatatacatgtacctttcaaACTTCAATGCACAGAGACTTAAAAGGAATAGACTCAACCTAACAGACAGGATTTTTTTCAGGTTGATCTTGACCTTGGTCTCCAAGGTCAATTTCAAGTCTAactatttcttgcatattgtatgtacagtatacagtGTTAGCAATTATTGTTTCTTTCAACCCTGGGATAgaccatacataatacatacaacatatgtacatttttgtacatgaatGTCAAATACATTGAAATTAAAAGTCATGATGTTTTACAAACTGACCTTGAAGTTGAGCACCAAGGTCAAATTTATATATCCAGCTATTTCTTTCCTATCGCATAAGCTTTGCAATATAGATGTAGGTGTATGGTCACTATGTTTGCAAATTTCTAAGTTTCATTTTGTAATGACcttgaatattataatttgacCTGATGACAAAACTTAACATCTGTGCATATGATGTAATGACATGAATATGTGtgtcataatatatgtacaagttaATGATCTTGGCTTTGACCTTGTCATATGTCAAAATCAACCCACTCTTACATTTTGTGCCAGCTACATGTAAGAAAATCGATGGTAAAAGTTTTTACCactgtattattaatattaggGTGCATTTTCTTCACACTATTCATCATATTTGATAACTAATTTGAAGACATCTTCTCCAACATTTGCTAAATCCATTTAAAGTACCTACTTGGGGATCATCTCCAATAAAGGTCTGTCTGATCTTTAAATTACCAGTAAcaggaaaaaaattgaaagaagTCAACCCTCTTGTTCTATTTCACCTAGAGTGAGGCAAAATGTTATTGCACGTACCGAAAAGAGCATACACCCCTATAATTTACTAATGAGATAGAAAttatttttctgaaataaaGAGGTCTCCTcatataaagaaataaaaaatactggCTTGGATGATGTAGAAGGCAAGAAATTATTGAATGTTAATAGTGCTGCtatgtcaatacatgtaaatgtatgattTCTAAAATTGTAACCTTAGATGAATATCTGTTGAAATGCAGAGGTAGGATTTCACAgtgtttaattttgtttatttatgcattaaataattaaatttccTACAGATCTCTATTGAATGTGTATGATTATTCTGATGGtactatttgaccttgaccttcaagttCAAGGTCATATGTTTACACAGATGCCTTATGATGttaaaatgttgcaatttttttccaaatctTATCGATAGATGATGCAATACAGTAGCTACATTAGCAATAGAGTAGGAAAGCAGTACTGTTTATCAAGTGACTATAACCAGTGATCTTTCATATTGGAATATTCTACTTGTCATGACCTTCCAAGGTCAAAGTCAGAAAACACCGTCTTGACCTTCCAAGGTCAAAGGTACAGAAAATCAAGTGTCTATAACCAGTGATCTTTCTTATTGGAATATTCTACTTGTCTTGACCTTCCAAGGTCAAACGTCAGAAATAAACTTTTCTTGACCTTCCAAAGTCAAATTCAAGCCATTACTTGTACGTTACTATGCAGATCATGAGTTAGATTTGGCTGATTACTATGAATTATAATGAGAGACATAtagaacatgtttttttttgtacatgtctGACCTAGTGACCGCAATAAcgctatgtgtacaatatctgATGAACTATAAAAAGTAGTGACATGTCATGACTAGAGAGCCCGTGTGGCCCATTGTTATTGTTGTCTTTCTGATGTCAAGgtgatattaattatttttaaactCAACCATATGACCTTGACTTTCAAAGTCACAGGTCAAAACCAagctttatgcaaatgactgatttTCTGTTCAAACCTTGTAAAAAGTAACAAATGATATTGGCTACATGTATTAGTTTTGTTAACCATGACTgcaaagaaaagaaagacaaatAAATGTATTCCGATTTGTTATTGTGACTGGAACAGTAAGAAGTAGAGGAACATTTCAATTGTCgacattcatacatgtattgccaTGTTTGATCTTTCTGTTGAGATCATTGAATCAACCACTGTGTAATCGTGGGTTCATGATGGTTAGCATAGTGGACAGTTTAGCCAGTATGAGCCTGGCCAGTGCATTTCTTTCTGAATGGCTCAAGTCCCTGGGCAGGATTCCATTTTGAATAATGATTGTGCCCCAGTTAACTTTTGGGAGCTGTTTAAATGGGGACCTAGTAGGATAGATGTTGCTTTGTGAGCGCTTCAACCCTATTATGTACGTAACTGTTTGCAGTAGTTGCAGGAATTGTATGTTTGGCAGGGAGTTGAGAAAAACATAAATGGCCACTTTATCATAATATAGCCCATGTCGTGTATAATTATTATAAGCTCTTGTGAGTGCAGCGTTGGAAAGTGctacataaaaacatacattactattattattatgatgatgatataaCTACTCAGATTTTAGTAGTATGAAACACTTTTACTGTAAATGTTGAGTAGGGTCATATAGAATCCTGCAAGATCTGCAACGAGATTGCAAAGTAGAAATTAGAGATATGGCATGTAAACAAACATtatttaaaaacacattttgaaataagtAGGATATTACATTTTGATGTGGTAAAACAAACAGGAAAGAAATTAATGTTGAATATTGAATTGATATTACGCCCTGTCTCCTCAAGAAACAAATGAACTGTATTTTGTATATGAGCTATAGTGTAATTTGGATTTCTGATCTAAAGTTTGTCAGTTTCTTTGAAACTGCTGATTGCATTCATTCTATTAACTGTAGCTTGGTGAAGTAGACACACATGTGTTGATGTGCAGATGACTGGATTGTTCAAAGtgacaacattttgaaagtaCTCTAGAATTAGTAATAGCATTTAGCCTCAAAAGCATCGAGAGAAGAACTATGGAGTTGGGCATATACTCACCTTATGATCCACTGagcaaataaaaatgaggaattgtgaattttattttttatgttttcattaaaaaaaatgaatgtcaaAACTTACTTGATGTGGAGAgaattgtaaataattgactTGCTTTACTGTTTGTATCCTCAGCCTGGAACCCAGATGGTAGCTGCAGGCCAACCACAGCAGGTTTCTATGCAGCAGCCAACAGGTCAACAACAGGTAGTGCAGTCTGTTGTACAACCTACGGGCGTACAAAAAGTTGCCACTACCTCCCAACAGCCAACAACAACCCAGCAACAACTACAAACTGCTACTCCAATTGTGATTGgtgtacaacatgtacaaaaaGCCATGGCAACAGCCCAAACTGCCTCAGCAACAGTTCCCTCAGTTGTCACAGTGACGAGTGCGCCAATCAATGTGGCCTCGTctaatgttaccatggcaacaagctCAGTGACAGGCAGCAGTGCCACACCCCAAGTTGTCCAGGCAACAGCAGTAGCAGCAGTATCAAATGCAACAAGTGCAAACACGACACTGGGAGCAGCACAGCAATCTATTCCGGTATCACAATCAGCTATGGAAAATGTTAAGAAATGTCGGAACTTCCTGACGACTTTGATAAAATTAGCATCAAATCAACCCCCAGAGACTATACGGAATGTGAAAGAACTTGTTCAAAACctcatagtaagttatttcaaaAAGTATGTGTTAGAATCAAGGAAATAGATGTCTTATCATTGTTCATCAAAGAACAAACTAAGTGTACTAGGTGGTTCAGGCTTTGGTCGTTTTCCAATACAATAATGGCAAGTGAACTGTCGGCAAGCCaaaacagacacaaactaaaactagaaTTGTGGATCTAAGCCGTCAATGGACATTGATGTACTAGTTTTGACAATCACtagggtggcatctctgatagCCCTCAAGGGACagcacattcaacctcattcagtgtttttactatcttggtgattatatccacataaccaaggcactgcAATCGCCCACTTGTGcaatctaccacatgcaacaacaacaatagttttagtttgtgtctatatgCCGATAGCatgttttccatagtagtacCAAACTACTTAGCAAATCAATAATTGGATAATAAGCAGCTGTATAACAGTCTGATATGTGTTGGTTGTCATTAGGTTCAACTATATGATGAATTACAGATTGTTTTACTAGACATCAGGCAAAGATTTCTATATTGGGTAAACTTGTTAAACCCTAGCCATCCTAAATTTGCTTTCTGGGCAACAGTTAGAAGGCACTATAAAACTGAAACTACAATGTCGCCACTTGATTCAAAGTGATGTGGCATTGCAGTAGAAGTGACTACAGTCATGTGAAGCTCTCAACATAACTTTGTAATAAGAAAACTGATGCTAATAATGTGGTTTGGATATGGCAAAGATCACCGTCAGTCTAATTGTATGGTATT
This portion of the Glandiceps talaboti chromosome 7, keGlaTala1.1, whole genome shotgun sequence genome encodes:
- the LOC144437520 gene encoding transcription initiation factor TFIID subunit 4-like, with amino-acid sequence MASADSSLEEIFTSDIDESAVNALVGSLEAHLASQSTHVQAGQVSANSVDNNHVGNTSISAPTILQAKAAQQAQKTAVGQSSSNSNSLSNSPLNAVDQAKNGTKNQSVTINSVVVSSGTTTPTAVVAPTTKSQAQGSGTPTTCVRIITLPTASGKQVLATQSLANVSLLQNVSKQSQITTSSPIVAARTVMSNTISPGNVITNVSTASPSSTPPTVLRIVTTQGIQSNVSTAVPVSTTSQSMNTKVGAAVGKLTVREQLAQAQQNSVTRPQTSTVIPQQVILKQDPSKTQPSVVVPQSSGAVVKTTVTNSPQFVTVNVAGQGTITLPSSALSGNTTRVITTTQPQMQHKLAPRVVTTPIRIAAVPQAIAPRPPGVTVPQGVNLPPGMVLVKQEGGGVQLIQNAAVAGALQQRANMTSVPGATTYRFTTVQPGTQMVAAGQPQQVSMQQPTGQQQVVQSVVQPTGVQKVATTSQQPTTTQQQLQTATPIVIGVQHVQKAMATAQTASATVPSVVTVTSAPINVASSNVTMATSSVTGSSATPQVVQATAVAAVSNATSANTTLGAAQQSIPVSQSAMENVKKCRNFLTTLIKLASNQPPETIRNVKELVQNLIDDKIQPEDFTLQLQKELKSSPQPYLVPFLKRSLPLLRQTLHKTPIQGLRAPTLTSNTIALPTTTVASTPTVFTTGSPGTTTVTLTQQQLLKMQHQLKMHHPLHHQQPSSKPGVTRHLVVTQHGSTAAGGLTAVGQFAGIKAMKGRTAISSLSTTLQGQKDKTKYSSTFRDDDDINDVASMAGVNLTEENARILATNAEFIGTQVRSCKEEQFLHPTPLQRKVAEIARRHGLDEPSSELCTMLSHATQERLKDLVGKLALIAQHRMEIYKNDSRYDVTTDVKAKLKFFEQLDALERKRHNEQEREMLLRAAKSRSKQEDPEQLKLKQKAKEMQQMELEQMRKRDANMTALLAIGPRKKRKLDSPGPGSSSSTSLQGGNGSGSSSMSPSMSSRPQLKQRVKRVNLRDLIFLLEQEQESKKSTLLYKAFLK